In Candidatus Neptunochlamydia vexilliferae, one DNA window encodes the following:
- a CDS encoding TolC family protein produces MLRAFCFSLVFLAVILCQGCDVKGANNPYAYAPTASSSVWHPPEKARRRLPDTGELEREEEDYELFSKEAPMTLAEIIDVALSRNPTTRQSWAAARVSAAEYGQSLQDFFVLADIDGDYARSRYSEFTGSDRNIVYETQYGVELDLTYTILDFGQTRMTSEAALQSLYNADWSHNSQIQQTIQLIMTDYYNYLYQKQLLFSNEQDVVNAKVTLDATEEKFRRGLADVSDIVQAKTNYLSQKLAVVNQKQNLHNAYTELTNDMGLPSNGAYYFQDYPEKIVPFKLETLDKLIVKANDNRPDLMAAEAEVKSSIASMKAARLQKYPVVTGDFNIGRQYYNSGISDHYDFAAQVSLTFPLFQGFFIENTVKKARATLEESRASLEQIKLDIIQEVSNYRSDVSYAKESIEYAKAYLSSAEEDFKVNLKKYRVGTGTIIDLINAQTSVADARSQLAQAQNNWYTSVANLAYATGVLFSPKEEEKTPYIELIKDEESLDEKPSF; encoded by the coding sequence ATGTTAAGAGCTTTTTGTTTTTCATTAGTTTTTTTAGCTGTTATTTTATGTCAGGGATGTGACGTAAAAGGGGCAAATAACCCTTACGCCTACGCACCAACGGCAAGTAGCTCGGTCTGGCATCCCCCCGAAAAGGCGCGTCGCCGTCTTCCCGATACAGGAGAGCTTGAGCGGGAAGAAGAGGATTACGAACTCTTTTCTAAAGAGGCGCCGATGACCCTCGCTGAAATCATCGACGTGGCCCTTTCACGCAACCCAACCACCCGGCAAAGCTGGGCCGCTGCGCGGGTCAGCGCCGCAGAATATGGCCAATCCCTTCAAGACTTTTTCGTTTTAGCCGACATCGATGGGGATTATGCACGGAGTCGTTATTCTGAATTTACAGGTAGTGACCGGAATATCGTCTATGAAACGCAGTATGGGGTGGAGCTCGATTTGACCTATACGATTTTGGATTTTGGGCAGACCCGGATGACGAGTGAGGCTGCGCTGCAGTCGCTTTATAATGCCGACTGGTCCCACAACAGCCAGATCCAACAAACGATCCAGCTGATCATGACCGACTACTACAACTACCTCTATCAAAAGCAATTGCTTTTTTCGAATGAGCAAGATGTTGTAAATGCAAAAGTCACTTTGGATGCGACGGAGGAAAAGTTCCGCCGCGGATTGGCCGATGTCTCGGACATCGTCCAGGCAAAGACAAACTACTTGTCGCAAAAGCTGGCGGTCGTCAACCAAAAGCAAAACCTCCACAATGCCTACACCGAGCTGACTAATGATATGGGGCTCCCCTCGAATGGAGCCTACTACTTCCAAGACTACCCTGAAAAAATTGTCCCCTTTAAGCTCGAAACCCTCGATAAGCTAATCGTAAAGGCAAACGATAACCGTCCCGACCTGATGGCTGCAGAGGCAGAGGTCAAGTCGAGTATCGCCAGCATGAAAGCGGCCCGCCTCCAAAAATATCCTGTGGTCACCGGAGATTTTAATATTGGACGGCAATATTACAATAGTGGCATCTCCGACCACTACGACTTTGCGGCTCAGGTGAGCCTCACCTTCCCCCTCTTCCAAGGTTTTTTCATCGAAAACACGGTCAAAAAGGCCCGGGCAACGCTTGAAGAGTCGCGCGCTTCCCTCGAGCAGATCAAACTCGACATCATCCAAGAGGTTTCCAACTATCGGAGCGATGTCTCCTACGCCAAAGAGTCGATCGAGTATGCCAAGGCCTACTTGAGCTCTGCTGAAGAGGACTTTAAGGTCAATCTAAAGAAATACCGGGTGGGAACGGGGACGATCATCGATCTGATCAATGCTCAAACATCGGTCGCCGATGCCCGCTCGCAATTGGCGCAGGCGCAAAACAACTGGTACACTTCGGTGGCCAACCTTGCCTACGCCACAGGGGTTCTCTTCAGCCCTAAAGAAGAGGAAAAGACTCCCTACATAGAGTTAATTAAAGATGAGGAAAGTCTCGATGAAAAACCTTCTTTTTAG